Proteins from one Choloepus didactylus isolate mChoDid1 chromosome 4, mChoDid1.pri, whole genome shotgun sequence genomic window:
- the LOC119531502 gene encoding serine/threonine-protein kinase PAK 2 produces MSDNGELEDKPPAPPVRMSSTIFSTGGKDPLSANHSLKPLPSVPEEKKPRNKIISIFSSTEKGSKKKEKERPEISPPSDFEHTIHVGFDAVTGEFTGMPEQWARLLQTSNITKLEQKKNPQAVLDVLKFYDSNTVKQKYLSCTPPEKDGFPSGTPALNTKGSETSTVVTEEEDDDEEAPPPVIAPRPDHTKSIYTRSVIDPIPVPVGDSNVDSGAKSSDKQKKKTKMTDEEIMEKLRTIVSIGDPKKKYTRYEKIGQGASGTVFTATDVALGQEVAIKQINLQKQPKKELIINEILVMKELKNPNIVNFLDSYLMGDELFVVMEYLAGGSLTDVVTETCMDEAQIAAVCRECLQALEFLHANQVIHRDIKSDNVLLGMEGSVKLTDFGFCAQITPEQSKRSTMVGTPYWMAPEVVTRKAYGPKVDIWSLGIMAIEMVEGEPPYLNENPLRALYLIATNGTPELQNPEKLSPIFRDFLNRCLEMDVEKRGSAKELLQHPFLKLAKPLSSLTPLIMAAKEAMKSNR; encoded by the coding sequence ATGTCTGATAACGGAGAACTGGAAGACAAGCCTCCAGCACCTCCTGTGCGGATGAGCAGTACCATTTTTAGCACTGGAGGCAAAGACCCTTTGTCAGCTAATCACAGTTTGAAACCTTTGCCCTCCGTTCCAGAGGAAAAAAAGCCCAGGAATAAAATCATCTCTATATTTTCAAGTACAGAGAAAGGaagtaagaagaaagaaaaggaacggCCAGAAATTTCTCCTCCATCTGATTTTGAACACACCATACATGTTGGCTTTGATGCTGTTACTGGAGAATTCACTGGCATGCCAGAACAGTGGGCTAGATTATTACAGACCTCCAATATCACCAAACTAGAGCAAAAGAAGAATCCTCAGGCTGTGCTGGATGTCTTAAAGTTCTATGACTCCAACACAGTGAAGCAGAAATACCTGAGCTGTACTCCTCCTGAGAAAGATGGCTTCCCCTCTGGAACACCAGCACTGAATACAAAGGGCTCAGAAACATCAACAGTAGTAACAgaggaagaagatgatgatgaagagGCTCCTCCTCCTGTTATTGCTCCAAGACCAGATCATACAAAATCAATTTACACAAGATCTGTAATTGACCCTATTCCTGTGCCAGTTGGAGATTCTAATGTTGATAGTGGTGCCAAGTCTTCAGACAAACAGAAGAAGAAGACCAAGATGACAGATGAAGAGATTATGGAGAAATTAAGAACTATTGTCAGCATAGGTGACcctaagaaaaaatatacaagatATGAAAAAATTGGTCAAGGGGCTTCTGGTACGGTTTTTACTGCTACTGATGTTGCATTGGGACAGGAGGTTGCTATCAAACAGATAAATTTGCAGAAACAGCCAAAGAAAGAATTGATCATTAATGAAATTTTAGTgatgaaagaattaaagaatCCCAACATAGTTAACTTCTTGGACAGTTACCTGATGGGAGATGAATTGTTTGTGGTAATGGAGTACCTTGCTGGTGGGTCACTTACTGATGTTGTAACAGAAACCTGTATGGATGAAGCACAGATTGCTGCTGTATGCAGAGAGTGTTTACAGGCATTGGAGTTTTTACATGCTAATCAAGTGATCCACAGAGACATCAAGAGTGACAATGTGCTTTTGGGGATGGAAGGATCAGTTAAACTTACTGACTTTGGTTTCTGTGCCCAGATCACCCCTGAACAGAGCAAGCGAAGTACCATGGTTGGAACACCTTATTGGATGGCACCAGAGGTGGTTACCAGGAAAGCTTATGGTCCTAAAGTGGACATATGGTCTTTGGGTATCATGGCAATTGAGATGGTAGAAGGAGAGCCTCCCTACCTCAATGAAAATCCCTTGAGGGCCTTGTACCTGATAGCCACTAATGGAACCCCAGAACTCCAGAATCCAGAGAAACTATCCCCAATATTTCGGGATTTCTTAAATCGCTGTTTGGAGATGGATGTGGAAAAAAGGGGTTCAGCCAAAGAATTGttacagcatcctttcttgaaacTGGCCAAACCATTATCTAGCTTGACACCGCTGATCATGGCAGCTAAAGAAGCAATGAAGAGTAACCGTTAA